The Nocardioides zeae genome includes the window GCTTCTGCCTGAAGGACACGCCCGCCGACGACCTGGTGCGCGCCGCCCACGCCGTCGCCGCGGGCGCCTCGTGGCTCGACCCGACGGTGACGGGTCGCGTGCTCGCGACGTACCGCGCCGTGGCCCCCGCGTCGTCGGTGGGCCTCGACGTGCTCACCCAGCGGGAGACCGAGGTTCTGCGTGCCATCGGCCGGGGGCTGACGAACGGGGAGATCGCGGCCGAGCTCACCATCTCCGAGCTGACGGTGAAGAGCCACGTCGGCCGGATCTTCACCAAGCTCGGGCTCCGCGACCGCGCCGCCGCCGTCGTGCACGCCTTCGACACCGGCCTGGTGCGTCCCGGCGGGTAGCGGACCCGCCGGGTCCGGTCCAGACCTCCGGAGCCACTTCGGGGAATCCGGGGGACAGGGGCCGCGCGGGTTCCTAGCGTGCGTGCCATGAGGTTCCGCACCCTGATCGCCGCCGTCCTGCTCGTGCTCACCGGGCTCGTCGCTGCCCCGGCCGTCGGCTCCGCCGCCCCTGCTGCCCCCGCCGCTGCCGCGGCGTCCTGCACGAAGACGTCGAGCGGCACGTGCATCAAGGGCGGGCAGTTCTGCCCGAAGAAGTCCTACGGCAAGAGCGGCTACGACAAGAACCACAAGCGCTGGGTGTGCAAGGGCGACCGCAACCACCCGAAGTGGACCAAGCCCTGACGGCTCGGTCCACGGCGCGGGTCAGCCCGCGGCGTACTGCTCCTTCAGCACGCGGCGCAGCAGCTTGCCGGTCGGGGTGCGGGGCAGCTCCTCGGTGAAGTCGAGGGTGCGCGGGCACTTGACCCGGGTGAGGCGCTCCCGCACGTGCTCGAGGAGCGCCTCGGCGCGCTCCCGGCTCGGGTCGAGGCCCGGCCGCAGCTGCACGACGGCGCGCACCTCCGCGCCGTACTCCGGGTGCGACACGCCGAACACCGCGGCGTCGGCGACGTCGGGGTGCGCCACGAGGACGTTCTCGGCCTCCTGGGGATAGACGTTGACGCCCCCGACGAGCACCAGGTCCTCGCGGCGGTCGCTGAGGTAGAGGTAGCCGTCGGCGTCGACGTACCCGAGGTCGCCGACCGTGCGCCAGCCGCGCTCGTCGCGCGTGGCCGCGGTCTTCTCCGGCGCATTGAGGTAGCTGAAGTCCAGTCCGCCCTCCGACCAGATGGTGCCGTGCTCGCCGGGCGGCAGCTCGTTGCCGTCGGCGTCGAGGACGTGGGGCGTGCCCAGCACGGCGCGGCCCACGGAGCCCGGCCGCTCGAGTGCCTCCGCCGAGCGGATCACGGTGAGGAGGATGGCCTCGGTGCACGAGTAGTACTCGTCCACGATCGGACCGACCCAGTCGATCATCGCCCGCTTCACGTCGGGCGGGCAGGGTGCGGCGGCGTGGATGACGGCCCGGAGCGAGGAGAGGTCGGCGGCCGCGCGCACCTCCTCGGGCAGCTGCAGCATCCGCACGAACATCGTGGGCACCATCTGGGTGTGCGTCACGCGGCGCGCCTCGACGAGGCGCAGGGCCTCGGCGGCGTCGAACTTCGGCATGACGACCACCGAGCCGCCGAACCGCTGCACCGTCATCGAGGTGCGGAGCGGGGCCGCGTGGTAGAGCGGGGCGGGGGAGAGGTAGACCGTGTCGGCGTCGAAGCCCCACGTCGCCTGGAGGAACGGGGCGGTGCCCGGGGCGGTGCCGAGGGGTGCGTTCGGCAGGGTCGCGGCGACGCCCTTGGGGCGCCCGGTGGTGCCGGAGGAGTAGAGCAGGTCGACGCCCTCGCGCTCGGGGCCGGTCGGCCGAGCGGGCTGCGCCGCCAGCAGCGGGCGGAGCTCCTCGAAGACGTCCTCGTGGCCCGCGGCGGGGCCGTCGACGGTGAAGGCGGCGACGGGGCGGTCCACCTCGGCCAGCGCCGCCGCGGCGACGGCGGCGTGACTGGTGGCCGTGAACAGGGCGCGGGCGCCCGAGTCCGCCAGGATGTAGGCGATCTCGTTGACGGTCAGGCGCTCGGCGATCGCGGTGTAGCGCAGGCCGGAGCGTTGGGCCGCCCAGGCCACCTCGAGCAGGCCGACGACGTTGGGCAGCAGGATCGCGACCACGTCACCGTCGGCGATGCCGCGCTCGCGCAGGAGGTTGGCGATGCGGATCGAGTCGTCCACCAGCTCGGCGTAGGTCACCTGCGTGGCGCCGAGCTCGTAGGCCACCTTGTCCGGCGTGCGCTCCGCATGGGTGTCGGGGAAGTCCACTCCAGCTCCTTCTAAACGAACGCTCGCTCAGTTACGCGGTCAATGTAAGGCGGACCACACCGGTCGTCAAGATCGGGTTGCCGCCCGCCCTCCCGGGTCAGCGCGCCATGGCGAGCGCGAGGTCGGCGTACGTCGCCGCCATCTCCTCCGGTGAGACCGGGCCGTCGGCGTGGTACCAGGTCACGATCGACCGGCTCATGTTGATGATGGCGCGCGCGGCCTCGCGCGGGTGCGCCGTGCCGAAGGTGCCGTCGGCGACGCCGCGGTCGATCACCGCCCGGAACAAGGTCTCCTGCTGGTCGCGCAGGCCGACGATGGTCGCGAGCCCCTCCTCGTCGAGGCTGCGGATCTCCGAGGCGCCGATGAGGGCCTCCCGCTGGCGGCGGATGTGGAAGAGCACCCAGGTGCGGACGAGGGCGCTGAGCTGCCGGTCGGCGTCCCCGCCGGCGGCGAGCACCGCCGACCGGGTCTCCTCGATGACCTCGCTGAGGATGTCCACCATGATCGCCTGGAGGATCTGCTGCTTCGACTTGAAGTGGTAGTAGATCGACGCGACCGTCACGTCCGCAGCGGCGGCGATGTCGCGCGTCGACGCCCCGTGGTAGCCCACCTTGCCGAAGAGCTCGACGGCGCCCTCGATGATGACCGCCCGCCCGCCCCGGCGTCCCGACGTCGCCATGCCTGCTCCTGTCTCGTGACGGCCGCGGTGACCGGGTGTGGTCGCTGATCCTGCCTGATGCGCGCCCCGGAGCGGGGGCCACCCGGACGCGTCGCGGAGTCGTGGCCCCAGTGCCACGGAAAACGCAGCGGTGGGGCCACGACCCCGGGGCGGCACGCGAACCTAACGATCGCTCGGTAATCGCGGTGGCACAAGACCCAGCAACCGCGCTGCTTTGGAGGATTATTTATAGCGAGCGTTCGGTATTGCATTCGCCGACGCCGGACCGTACGGTGACGCCGGTCACGCTCGACGGGAGCGGCCGACTCCAGGAGAAGAACCATGAAGAAGTTCGCAGCCGCGGCGCTCGCCGTGGCCTCGGTGGCCAGCCTCGCCGCATGCGGCGACGACAGCTCGTCGGGTCGTGAGGACGGTGTCGTGCGCATCGGTCTCGTCGGTCCCGAGACGGGCGCGGCGCCGCAGTTCTACACCGATCTGCTCCGCCCGGTGGAGCTGGCCGTGGCCGACCTCGCCGACGAGTACGGCCTCGACATCGAGATCGTCACGGTGGACGACAAGGGCACCCCCGACGGTGCCTCGGCGGCCGTCCAGCAGCTGCTCAACACCGAGGACGTCGATGCGATCTTCGGCCCGCCGCAGTCGGGCAACGCCCTCCAGGTGGCCGAGGTCATCCAGCGCAGCGGCCGTCCGTGGCTGAGCGCCGCCCTGGCGCCGGAGATCATGGACGAGTCCCTCGACCCCAACTGGCTGTTCCGCACCAACTACAACGCCAGCGACCTGTCCTCGGTCGTGGCGCAGTACCTCTTCTCGGGCGACAGCACCGTGGGCATCGTGCACTCGGCCGACGCCTACGGGCAGAGCGGCGCCGAGTCCATCGAGGCCGAGGCCGAGGAGCTGGGCGCCGACATCGCGGCCGTCGAGGCGATCCAGCCCGGGACGACCGACTTCAGTGCCGGCATCTCGCGCCTCGCAGCCGCCGGTGTCGACACCGTCTTCCTCGCCATCACGGCCGGCGCCGACACCGCGACGGTCACGAAGGCGATCGCCCAGGAGGGCCTCGCTGCCGACCGGGTCGTCACCAACGCGACGATCCTCGCGGACTTCGCGACGCTGGCCGACCCGGAGCAGTGGGAGAACCTGGTCTTCATCGACCCGCGCGACCTGACCGGCGACACCGTCGCGGGCATCGCGGCGGACTACGAGGCGGAGTACGGCGAGGCGCCGATCATCCCCACCAACGTCTACAGCTGGATGGCCGCGGTCGACGCCTACCTGCAGGCGGTCGCCGAGGTGGGCGACGCCCGCGACTTCGACGCCGTGCGCGAGGCGATGGAGGGCCTCGAGGAGGTCTCCGTGCGCGACGACGTCTACGAGAAGCCGTTCGGTGCGGGTGACCACGAGATCTACGAGCCCGAGGACCCCTCGCAGTGGGTCGTCTTCGGCTTCGACGGCGAGGGCGCGCTGGAGGCCCGGGGCGACCTGGGCACCTGCATCGCCGACGGCTGCTGAGCGCCGTACCGACAACCCGAGAACCTGGGAGAGAGGTCGCCGATGGACGCCGTGGTGTCCGGGATCGTGCTGGCGGGGCTGTACGCCCTGGTCGGCCAGGGGCTGGTGCTGACGTTCGTCACCACCCGCACCCTCAACTTCGCCTCCGGTGAGCTCCTCGCCGTCGGCGGCTTCCTCGCCCTGGGGGTGGGCAGCTGGTCCTGGCTGCCCACCCCGGGGAAGCTCGCCGTCGTCGTGCTCGTCGGCGGCGCCCTCGGCGCGGTGGTGCACCGGTGGTTGGTGCTGCCCTTCGCCCGCGGCGAGCACGACTCGCGCTGGCTGCTCAGCACCGTGGGCATCTCCTACGTGCTGCTCAACCTCTTCACCAACGGTGAGGGCGCGAACCCGCAGCGCGTCGAGCTGACCCGCAACCCCGGCACCGTGGAGGTGCTGGGCGTGGGGGTCAACCGCCAGTCGCTGGTGATCGCGGTCGTCGCGGTCGTCGTGACGCTCGCGCTCGTGGCGGCCTCGCGCTGGACCTCCGGCGGCGTCATCATGCGCGCTGTCGCCGAGGACCCGCGCACGGTCGCGCTCATGGGCATCTCGCCGCGGCTCGTGGGTGCGGTGGCGTACGCCGCGGCCACCGCCCTCGCCGCCCTCGCGGGCGTGCTCTGGTCCTCCGAGGTGGGCGCCACGCCGGGCCTCGGCGTGCACGTGCTCGTCTCCGCGTTCGCGGTGGCGGTCATCGGCGGCCTCACCTCCTTCTGGGGACCGCTCGTCGGCGCCGTCGTCTTCGGTGTCGTCGTGCAGGTCAGTGCCTACGAGCTGGGCGCCCTCTGGGGCCAGGTCGCCGGTCTGGCGCTGGTCATCGTGGTGCTGGTCCTCCGCCCGGAGGGCCTGGTCGGTCGACGCATGGAGGCGAAGCTGTGAGCACGACGACCTCGACCTCCCGGCTCCTCGACCGGTTCCGCCGCGGGGAGGCGGCGCGCGACCTGGGCTTCCTCGGGGTGCTGCTCGCCGCCGCCGCCTGGATCGCCGTGCCTGCCCTCAGCGGCGACGGCACGACCCTCGCGGGCACGCAGACGGCCGCGGTCGTGGTGGCGGTCGCCGTCGCCGCGGCGGGGCTGAACCTGCTGTCGGGCCACGCCCGTCTCATCTCGCTCGGCCAGGGCGCCTTCTTCGCGATCGGTGCCTACGTCAGCGCCTACCTCTCGGTCGACTCCGCCCTGCACCCGCTGGTCGCGATCGTGGTGGCCCTCGTCGTCACGGCGGCGTTCGGCGGCCTGCTGGCGCTCTGCACCATGCGGCTGCGGGGCCCGGCGTTCGCCATGGTGACGCTGGTCGTCGCCATCCTCACCGAGCGCGTGCTCGCCGAGTGGGCGCCGCTCGGCCGGCTCTCCGGCTACCCCAACACCCTCGACCACGGCAGCGGGCTCATGCCCCCCGTCGAGGTGTTCGGGACCAGCCTCGAGCCGCCGCTGTTCGCGGGCACCGAGGCCACGGTGGTCGTCGCGATCCTCGTCGTGGCGGTCGTCGCCCTCGTCGGCTACCGCAACGTGGCCCGCTCGCCCTGGGGGCGCTCGCTGCACGCCATCGGCACCAGCGAGCACCTCGCGGCGCACCTGGGCGTCAACGTCTTCGGGCGCAAGGTCGCCGTGATGGCGCTGGCGTCGACGTACGGCGCCCTCGGCGGGGTCTTCTACGCCCAGGTGTTCGCCCACCTGCAGCCCGAGAGCTTCACCATGCTGCTCTCGATCACCATGATCCTGGCGGTCATCCTCGGCGGTGCGGGCACGGTCGCGGGGCCGCTCGTGGGCGCCGTCATCATCGTGCTGCTCCAGCGCACCGACGCGTTGACGCCGCTCGTCGACCTGCAGCGCCAGGTCAGCGACACCTGGTACCTCTCGACCCCCGGCCTCATCGGCGTGCTCCTCGTGCTCACGCTGGCGTTCCTGCCCCAGGGCATCGTGGGCGGGCTCGGCGAGCTCGCCCAGCGGCTGCCGGGGCGCAGCGCCCCGTCGGTCCCGTCGGTCCCGACGGCCCCGGGCGTGACCGCGCGGGAGGTCGCCACCGTGCCGTCCGACGGTGGAGGAGGCGGCGGCGGAGGCGACGACGTGCTGCTGGCCGTGCGCGGCGTGTCGAAGAGCTTCGGCGGCATCAAGGCGGTGCGGGCGGCCGAGCTCGTCGTGCGGCGCGGCACCATCCACGCGGTCATCGGCCCCAACGGTGCCGGCAAGACCACGGTGGCCAACCTGGTCACCGGTGTCTACGGCATCGACGGTGGCGAGATCACCCTCGACGGCCGCCGCATCGACGGGCGCCGCACCCACGCGATCGTGCGCGCGGGTGTCGCCCGCACCTTCCAGACGCCGCTGCTCTTCACCCACGCGAGCGCGACCGAGAACGTGCTGGCCGGCTTCCCCGACACGGGGCGCCTGCCGCTGGTGCGCGCCTGGCTGAAGGACCCGGGGCAGTACCGCCGGGCCCGCGAGCTGCGCGACCGCGCGGCCGAGCTCCTCGAGCTCGTCGGCCTCGGTGCGGACGGGCACGTCGAGGCGGGGAGCCTGCCCTACGGCAAGCAGCGTGCGCTGGAGATCGCGCGGGCGCTCGCGAGCGACCCGCGGCTGCTGATCCTCGACGAGCCCGCCGCGGGCCTCAACACGGCGGAGACGGCCGAGCTGGGTCGACTGATGCTGACGCTGCGCGCGCGGGGCCTGGCGATGGTCGTGGTGGAGCACCACATGGACCTGGTGACCCAGGTGTCGGACGAGGTGACCTGCATGGAGAGCGGCGCCGTGCTGGCGCACGGCACGGCGGCCCAGGTGCTCGCCGAGCCGGCGGTCGTCGAGGCCTACCTCGGCGTGGAGATGGAGGAGACGGCATGAGCCTCGTGCTGGACAAGGTCGCCTCGGGCTACGGTCGGCTGGCCGTGCTGCACGGCGTCGACCTCGAGGTGCCCCGCGGGCAGATCGTGTCGGTCGTGGGTGCGAACGGCGCCGGCAAGTCGACGCTCGCGCAGACGGTCAGCGGGCTGCTCGCGACGACGGCGGGCAGCATCGTGCTCGACGGCACGCCCGTGCACCGGCTGCGCCCGGAGCGGCGGGCGCGGCTCGGGCTCGTCCACGTGCCCGAGGGGCGGCGCCTCTTCGGTGGCCTCACCGTCGCCGAGAACGTGGGGATGGGGCGCCACGCGGCCCGCGGTCGCAGCGGCGACCCGGACGTGGTCGAGCACCTCCTCGACTCCTTCCCGCGGCTGCGCGAGCGCTGGGGGCAGCGGGCGGGCCTGCTGTCGGGCGGCGAGCAGCAGATGGTCGCGCTGGCCCGGGCCGCGGCTGCGCGACCGCGCTACCTGCTCCTCGACGAGCCGTCCCTCGGCCTGAGCCCGCGGCTGAGCGCGGAGGTCTTCCGGCTCGTCGCGATGATCGCGGCGGAGACGGGTGCCGGGGTCGTGCTCGTGGAGCAGCGCGTCGACGCCGCGCTCCGGCTCGCCACCACCGGCCACGTGATCGAGCACGGGCGGATCGTCGTGTCGGGCGACGCCGAGGAGCTCCGCACGTCGGAGATGGTCCGTCAGGCCTACCTCGGCACCTGAGCCGGGCGGGGGCGTGCTCCCGGTTGACCCCGGGGGCCGCACCCGCCATGCTATCTAAGCGAGCGTTCGGTAAGTTTCGGGACAAGGGAGCACCATGACGACCACCAGCAGCCCGCTCGAGGGCGTGGCCGAGCTCGACCTCGCTGCCCTCGAGCGCTACCTCGGTCCCCACGTCGAGGGTGGCCTCCGCGGCCCCCTCACGGCGCGGCTCGTCGCCGGGGGGCGCTCGAACCCGACGTACGAGGTGGGGGACGGGACGCAGCGCTGGATCCTGCGCCGACCGCCGTACGGCGAGGTGGTCGCCGCGGCGGCGCACGACATGGGCCGCGAGGCGCGGGTGCTGCGGGCGCTGGCAGGCGCGCCGGTGCCGGTGCCGCGGGTGGTGGCGCGCTGCGAGGACCCCGGCGTGATCGGGGCTGACTTCTACGTGATGGACAAGGTCGAGGGGCGCACGCTGCGGACCCCCGAGGACACGGCGACGCTGACCCCCGCGCAGCGGGCCGGTCTGACGGAGTCCCTCGTCGACCTGCTCGTCCGGCTGCACGCCGTGGACCCGGCCGCGGTCGGGCTCGCCGACTTCGGCCGCCCCGACGGCTACCTGGAGCGGCAGCTCGCCCGCTGGCAGCGCCAGTGGGAGAAGGTCCGCACGCGCGACCTGCCCGGCTTCGAGGAGCTCGCGACCCGGCTCCGGGCCTCCATGCCGCGCGTGGGCCGGCCGGGGATCGTGCACGGCGACTACAAGATCGACAACCTCATGCTGGACGTCGACGACCCGACCAGGATCGTCGCGCTCCTGGACTGGGAGATGGCCACCGTCGGGGACACGCTGGCGGACGTCGGCATGCTGCTGAGCTTCTGGGACGAGGCCGGCGCCGTCGCCAACCCCATCACCGCGGGGGCGACCGCGCTGCCCGGGTTCCCCGACCGCGCGACGGTGCTGGGGACGTACGCCGAGCGCTGCGGCATCGAGGTCGCCGACGTGGAGTGGTACGTCGTCTTCTCCGACTTCAAGCTGCTCGTGATCCTCGAGCAGATCCACGCCCGGCACCTCCAGGGCACCACGGTGGGCACGGGCGTCGACGACCTCGGCCCGATGGTCCCGCTCCTGCTCGAGCGTGCCCGCGCCGGCGCCGCAACCGCCCAGGATCCGCGGCTGCGGGCCTGACCGGCCCCGCGCCGTACCCCCTCGAGTCCGAGACCCGTCCCGCGATCCCGTTCCGCGCCACCGGAGGCCCCATGCCGTTCCACCCCGCCGACGACCCGTTCGACGTCGCCGGCCTCGACCTGACCCCCTCGCCGCGCGCGCGGGAGCTGCGGGCCTCGCTCGTGGAGTTCATGAACGAGCACGTGTTCCCGGCGGAGGCGGACTACCACGCCTACCGGCGGGCGCGCGGGCCCGCGGACCACACGCTGCCGCCCGTCGTCGAGGACCTCAAGGTCGAGGCGCGCCGGCGGGGGCTGTGGAACCTGTTCCTGCCGTCGTTCGGCGGCATCAGCCAGCTCGACTACGCGGGCCTCGCCGAGATCACCGGGTGGAGCCTCGAGCTGGCCCCGGAGGCGATCAACGGGCAGGCCCCCGACACCGGCAACATGGAGCTGCTCCACCTCTTCGCGACCCCGGAGCAGCGCACCCGCTGGCTCGAGCCGCTGCTGGACGGGACGATGCGCTCCGCCTTCGCGATGACCGAGATCGCGGTGGCCTCGAGCGACGCGACGAACATCGAGACGCGGATCGAGCGGGACGGGGACGAGTACGTCGTCAACGGTCGCAAGTGGTGGACCTCCGGCGCGGCCGACCCGCGCTGCGAGCTGCTCGTCGTCATGGGCAAGACCGATCCCGAGGCGC containing:
- a CDS encoding response regulator transcription factor — translated: MSERPPVRVLLVDDQELVRSGLRRILRRRAGFEVVAECDDGDEVPAAVAAHGPDLVVMDLRMRRVDGIAATAALREEADAPPVLVLTTFDDDELLSGALRAGAAGFCLKDTPADDLVRAAHAVAAGASWLDPTVTGRVLATYRAVAPASSVGLDVLTQRETEVLRAIGRGLTNGEIAAELTISELTVKSHVGRIFTKLGLRDRAAAVVHAFDTGLVRPGG
- a CDS encoding AMP-binding protein; translation: MDFPDTHAERTPDKVAYELGATQVTYAELVDDSIRIANLLRERGIADGDVVAILLPNVVGLLEVAWAAQRSGLRYTAIAERLTVNEIAYILADSGARALFTATSHAAVAAAALAEVDRPVAAFTVDGPAAGHEDVFEELRPLLAAQPARPTGPEREGVDLLYSSGTTGRPKGVAATLPNAPLGTAPGTAPFLQATWGFDADTVYLSPAPLYHAAPLRTSMTVQRFGGSVVVMPKFDAAEALRLVEARRVTHTQMVPTMFVRMLQLPEEVRAAADLSSLRAVIHAAAPCPPDVKRAMIDWVGPIVDEYYSCTEAILLTVIRSAEALERPGSVGRAVLGTPHVLDADGNELPPGEHGTIWSEGGLDFSYLNAPEKTAATRDERGWRTVGDLGYVDADGYLYLSDRREDLVLVGGVNVYPQEAENVLVAHPDVADAAVFGVSHPEYGAEVRAVVQLRPGLDPSRERAEALLEHVRERLTRVKCPRTLDFTEELPRTPTGKLLRRVLKEQYAAG
- a CDS encoding TetR family transcriptional regulator, whose product is MATSGRRGGRAVIIEGAVELFGKVGYHGASTRDIAAAADVTVASIYYHFKSKQQILQAIMVDILSEVIEETRSAVLAAGGDADRQLSALVRTWVLFHIRRQREALIGASEIRSLDEEGLATIVGLRDQQETLFRAVIDRGVADGTFGTAHPREAARAIINMSRSIVTWYHADGPVSPEEMAATYADLALAMAR
- a CDS encoding ABC transporter substrate-binding protein, with amino-acid sequence MKKFAAAALAVASVASLAACGDDSSSGREDGVVRIGLVGPETGAAPQFYTDLLRPVELAVADLADEYGLDIEIVTVDDKGTPDGASAAVQQLLNTEDVDAIFGPPQSGNALQVAEVIQRSGRPWLSAALAPEIMDESLDPNWLFRTNYNASDLSSVVAQYLFSGDSTVGIVHSADAYGQSGAESIEAEAEELGADIAAVEAIQPGTTDFSAGISRLAAAGVDTVFLAITAGADTATVTKAIAQEGLAADRVVTNATILADFATLADPEQWENLVFIDPRDLTGDTVAGIAADYEAEYGEAPIIPTNVYSWMAAVDAYLQAVAEVGDARDFDAVREAMEGLEEVSVRDDVYEKPFGAGDHEIYEPEDPSQWVVFGFDGEGALEARGDLGTCIADGC
- a CDS encoding branched-chain amino acid ABC transporter permease, encoding MDAVVSGIVLAGLYALVGQGLVLTFVTTRTLNFASGELLAVGGFLALGVGSWSWLPTPGKLAVVVLVGGALGAVVHRWLVLPFARGEHDSRWLLSTVGISYVLLNLFTNGEGANPQRVELTRNPGTVEVLGVGVNRQSLVIAVVAVVVTLALVAASRWTSGGVIMRAVAEDPRTVALMGISPRLVGAVAYAAATALAALAGVLWSSEVGATPGLGVHVLVSAFAVAVIGGLTSFWGPLVGAVVFGVVVQVSAYELGALWGQVAGLALVIVVLVLRPEGLVGRRMEAKL
- a CDS encoding branched-chain amino acid ABC transporter ATP-binding protein/permease is translated as MSTTTSTSRLLDRFRRGEAARDLGFLGVLLAAAAWIAVPALSGDGTTLAGTQTAAVVVAVAVAAAGLNLLSGHARLISLGQGAFFAIGAYVSAYLSVDSALHPLVAIVVALVVTAAFGGLLALCTMRLRGPAFAMVTLVVAILTERVLAEWAPLGRLSGYPNTLDHGSGLMPPVEVFGTSLEPPLFAGTEATVVVAILVVAVVALVGYRNVARSPWGRSLHAIGTSEHLAAHLGVNVFGRKVAVMALASTYGALGGVFYAQVFAHLQPESFTMLLSITMILAVILGGAGTVAGPLVGAVIIVLLQRTDALTPLVDLQRQVSDTWYLSTPGLIGVLLVLTLAFLPQGIVGGLGELAQRLPGRSAPSVPSVPTAPGVTAREVATVPSDGGGGGGGGDDVLLAVRGVSKSFGGIKAVRAAELVVRRGTIHAVIGPNGAGKTTVANLVTGVYGIDGGEITLDGRRIDGRRTHAIVRAGVARTFQTPLLFTHASATENVLAGFPDTGRLPLVRAWLKDPGQYRRARELRDRAAELLELVGLGADGHVEAGSLPYGKQRALEIARALASDPRLLILDEPAAGLNTAETAELGRLMLTLRARGLAMVVVEHHMDLVTQVSDEVTCMESGAVLAHGTAAQVLAEPAVVEAYLGVEMEETA
- a CDS encoding ABC transporter ATP-binding protein; translated protein: MSLVLDKVASGYGRLAVLHGVDLEVPRGQIVSVVGANGAGKSTLAQTVSGLLATTAGSIVLDGTPVHRLRPERRARLGLVHVPEGRRLFGGLTVAENVGMGRHAARGRSGDPDVVEHLLDSFPRLRERWGQRAGLLSGGEQQMVALARAAAARPRYLLLDEPSLGLSPRLSAEVFRLVAMIAAETGAGVVLVEQRVDAALRLATTGHVIEHGRIVVSGDAEELRTSEMVRQAYLGT
- a CDS encoding phosphotransferase family protein, translating into MTTTSSPLEGVAELDLAALERYLGPHVEGGLRGPLTARLVAGGRSNPTYEVGDGTQRWILRRPPYGEVVAAAAHDMGREARVLRALAGAPVPVPRVVARCEDPGVIGADFYVMDKVEGRTLRTPEDTATLTPAQRAGLTESLVDLLVRLHAVDPAAVGLADFGRPDGYLERQLARWQRQWEKVRTRDLPGFEELATRLRASMPRVGRPGIVHGDYKIDNLMLDVDDPTRIVALLDWEMATVGDTLADVGMLLSFWDEAGAVANPITAGATALPGFPDRATVLGTYAERCGIEVADVEWYVVFSDFKLLVILEQIHARHLQGTTVGTGVDDLGPMVPLLLERARAGAATAQDPRLRA